A window from Neoarius graeffei isolate fNeoGra1 chromosome 14, fNeoGra1.pri, whole genome shotgun sequence encodes these proteins:
- the LOC132897567 gene encoding rap guanine nucleotide exchange factor 2-like, producing MLTRTPLRLQPVVRYFLAELTFVCIAQQAYCCILNQVENNMEKDKEERKVIMVKEYRQLDHTDNRKGYIVTRGTTERLIMYLVEKHSAVDPTYIEDFLLTYHTFLPSPMVVGRKLLEWFHDPSLRDKVTQVVLLWVNKHFSDFEGDPEMMHFLTEFKNTLEREKMLGHLTLLNRACAAKAKLRVVTLTKPSRETPLAFSLLGGSEKGYRIFIENVESGSKAAEAGLRRGDQILEVNGQNFKNVQLSKANEILRNNTHLSITVTTNLLVFKELLAQSDHEEELDRRNGAPHILKKASHCSFPDPAVEQVMDLDLDKVSKKAMANTVGRRNKLKKIFGKTVTSILPPKLYNDDGVGQSQDNSTVKMTQSKQGGEVVTQAVQEFALTATPEAYSPCEVSVTSGGVIKQQQQLPEQLSKSADRLQLSGRYYLKSNMETETLCSDEDTQELERVSQISLLQLSTVEVATQLSMRAFELFSAIEPTEYIDDLFKLRSHLPIPSSLKLFEESINRETFWVATEVLREPDQMTRMKIIKHFIKIALHCRECKNFNSMFAIISGLNLAPVSRLRGTWGKLPSKYDKLFNDLLDLFDPSRNMAKYRNALNSQNLQPPIIPLFPVIKKDLTFLHEGNSSKVDGLVNFEKLRMIAKEVRHVGQMAAVNTDPALMFRTRLMSQGSANAAVQTDGHKKHGKRYSFCNAKVYKDAQMEHKVKTYLSHLTLETNELSLQTLSVQHEPPTLTMPKSSGDRKRPDTSPIVA from the exons ATGCTCACAAGAACCCCGCTCCGTCTCCAGCCTGTTGTCCGGTACTTCCTGGCCGAGCTAACC TTTGTGTGTATAGCGCAACAGGCCTACTGCTGCATCCTTAACCAAGTCGAGAACAACATGGAGAAGGACaaggaggaaagaaaagtcatcaTGGTTAAAGAATATCGCCAGCTCGATCACACCGACAATAGAAAAGGATACATTGTCACCAGG GGCACAACCGAGCGTCTCATCATGTACCTGGTGGAAAAGCACTCGGCGGTGGACCCCACCTATATTGAGGACTTCCTGCTCACCTACCACACCTTCCTGCCCAGCCCCATGGTGGTGGGCAGGAAACTGTTGGAGTGGTTTCATGACCCCAGCCTCAGAGACAAG GTTACACAGGTAGTCTTGCTGTGGGTCAACAAACACTTCAGTGACTTTGAGGGTGATCCCGAGATGATGCACTTTCTCACAGAATTTAAGAACACTCTAGAGAGAGAG AAAATGCTTGGCCACTTAACACTGTTAAACAGAGCTTGTGCTGCCAAAGCCAAGCTGCGCGTGGTGACTCTGACAAAGCCGTCACGCGAGACTCCTCTGGCCTTCAGTCTGCTCGGTGGCTCAGAGAAAGGCTATCGCATCTTCATTGAGAATGTGGAGTCGGGTAGCAAAGCTGCAGAAGCAGGCCTCAGACGTGGAGATCAG ATCCTGGAGGTGAATGGGCAGAACTTTAAGAATGTACAGCTGTCCAAAGCAAATGAGATCCTGCGCAACAATACGCACCTCTCGATTACTGTGACAACAAATCTCTTGG TGTTTAAGGAGCTTCTGGCTCAATCTGACCATGAGGAAGAGCTGGACAGGAGGAATGGGGCTCCACACATTCTCAAGAAGGCAAGCCATTGCTCTTTCCCAGATCCAGCTGTGGAGCAGGTGATGGATCTGGATCTGGACAAAGTGAGCAAGAAAGCCATGGCCAACACAGTGGGCAGGAGGAACAAGCTCAAGAAGATCTTTGGCAAGACGGTGACCAGTATTCTACCGCCCAAGCTGTACAA TGATGATGGTGTAGGTCAATCCCAGGACAACAGCACTGTCAAAATGACGCAGTCAAAACAGGGAGGGGAGGTCGTGACTCAGGCCGTCCAGGAGTTTGCTCTGACCGCCACACCTGAAGCTTATTCACCATGTGAGGTGTCTGTCACATCTGGGGGTGTAAtcaaacagcagcagcagcttccTGAACAGCTCTCCAAATCGGCAGACAGACTCCAGCTCAGTGGCAG GTACTACCTGAAGAGCAACATGGAGACGGAGACATTGTGCTCAGACGAGGACACCCAGGAGCTTGAGAGAGTGAGTCAGATCAGCTTGCTGCAACTCAGCACTGTGGAAGTGGCCACACAGCTCTCCATGCGTGCCTTCGAGTTATTCTCTGCCATCGAGCCCACTGAGTACATCGATGACCTCTTCAAGTTGCGGTCACACCTCCCCATACCTTCCAGCCTCAAGCTTTTCGAAGAGTCCATAAACCGAGAGACCTTCTGGGTGGCCACTGAGGTGCTGAGGGAGCCCGACCAGATGACGCGCATGAAGATCATTAAACACTTCATTAAGATCGCTCTGCACTGCCGCGAGTGCAAGAACTTCAACTCCATGTTTGCCATCATCAG TGGTCTAAATCTGGCGCCCGTGTCTAGACTGCGAGGAACTTGGGGGAAACTTCCTAGCAAGTACGATAAGCTGTTTAATGACCTGCTGGATCTGTTCGACCCGTCCAGAAACATGGCCAAGTACAGAAACGCTCTCAACAGCCAGAACCTGCAACCGCCAATCATCCCGCTCTTCCCAGTTATCAAAAAAGACCTCACCTTCCTCCATGAGG GTAACAGTTCAAAGGTGGACGGCCTGGTGAACTTTGAGAAGCTGCGTATGATCGCTAAAGAGGTCAGACACGTGGGTCAGATGGCCGCCGTCAACACGGACCCAGCGCTGATGTTCCGCACCAG GTTAATGAGCCAGGGCAGTGCCAATGCAGCTGTACAGACAGACGGGCATAAGAAGCATGGAAAGAGGTATTCCTTCTGCAATGCCAAGGTATACAAGGATGCCCAGATGGAACACAAGGTCAAAACCTACCTGTCTCATCTCACACTGGAGACCAATGAATTGAGCCTGCAGACGCTGTCTGTCCAACACGAACCCCCCA CTCTGACAATGCCCAAAAGCTCAGGGGACAGGAAGAGGCCGGACACATCACCTATAGTGGCGTGA